In Paramisgurnus dabryanus chromosome 14, PD_genome_1.1, whole genome shotgun sequence, one genomic interval encodes:
- the kdm5ba gene encoding lysine (K)-specific demethylase 5Ba isoform X1 → MTHSRPNEFIPPPECPVFEPSWEEFADPFGFINKIRPIAENTGICKIRPPPGWQPPFACDVDRLHFTPRIQRLNELEAQTRVKLNFLDQIAKFWELQGCTLKIPHVERKTLDLYVLYKLVKEEGGFDVVCKERRWTQIAIKMGFAPGKAIGSHLRAHYERILYPYYLFQAGANLMQNAQKPTLTNDTKDKEYKSHDLPQRQSVQPVETCTIARRAKRTEGRCLKSEQGEMSENKPNLRRRMGSCVAKQEPVKEIPIQVKQEPVEPTTEGEKSKVEQYICLVCGGGGDEDRLLLCDGCDDSYHTFCLIPPLHDVPKGDWRCPTCLAKECGKPQVAFGFEQAPRDYTLRTFGDMADSFKSDYFNMPVHMVPTELVEKEFWRLVSTIEEDVTVEYGADIASKDFGSGFPVKNGTFKVSPEEEDYLSSGWNLNNMPVLDASVLTHVTADICGMKLPWLYVGMCFSSFCWHIEDHWSYSVNYLHWGEPKTWYGAPGYAAEQLENVMKSLAPELFESQPDLLHQLVTIMNPNLLMDHGVPIFRTNQCAGEFVITFPRSYHSGFNQGFNFAEAVNFCTADWMPLGRQCIEHYRSLNRYCVFSHDEMTCNIATKADSLELELACAVQKDMSMMIQEEKELRERVYKLGVWHSQQVDYDLLPDEDRQCAQCRTTCYLSAITCPCSPEQLVCLHHIQDLCSCPPSSYTLNYKYTLAELNPLFQALTSRAESYDDWASKVNKILKADQDNKSDLEDLRSLIAEAEKKMYPETDLLNHLRQVIQNAERSASMAQQLLNGKRQTRYRSGGGKSQNQLTVEELRSFVNQLYDLPCNIRQAPFLKALLNRVEQFQQQSSDLLAEDMPSSSALQSLLDEGAALDVELPQLAVLRQRLEQARWVEAVQQASDQPANLSLDCMRRLIDQGVGLAPHACVERTMARLQELLTVCEHWEEKAHNMLSARPRHSIETLEAAIQEVDGIPAYLPSCLQLKDCVSRAREWIKEADALQVGGRIPVLATLSELVSRARSIPVTLEPLTRLESLVSEVQAWKESAAKTFLLRNSTHSLLEVLCPRCETGSQKSKSKKVKDGLIPCKKADVKLDSLCDVERALCTSKDTASAMAALGDVRQKELESLLILRTSNESKLQSSPSSLAPTVCLCHTVPAGPMLQCELCRDAYHSGCVPGFKDIPAGQPWLCPLCKRSEKPPLDKVLPLLASLQRIRVRLPEGDALRYLIERTVRWQHRVQQVSLLTEHPIGKARHISGTASPHTLDESIGSFYMLQPCIPLDGLSTELEELLVEGLLLQVTLPELQQLYSNLINRFSPPQHSLQSSEHDHQYHIAQDRSPPHKSSPHRSPSHKSPPHRSPSIHRSPSIHRSPPHSNGQDGVPEIRKESEKVEKKNKRRLEKGNMDGQPRDKMKKPKKKKPKMDKERRREEKRTISPSNSLSDPSYSEDSEEDWSVCSAKRCQQPEGTEVNWVQCDGSCNQWFHQVCVGVSAEQAENEDYICKTCASKNMTE, encoded by the exons GTTGGAG GCCCAAACCAGAGTAAAGCTCAACTTCCTGGACCAGATAGCAAAGTTCTGGGAACTGCAGGGCTGCACTTTGAAAATTCCTCATGTCGAACGCAAAACCCTGGATTTGTATGTGCTCTACAAG CTGGTCAAAGAAGAGGGAGGCTTTGATGTGGTCTGCAAGGAACGAAGATGGACTCAGATTGCAATAAAGATGGGCTTTGCTCCCGGCAAAGCAATTGGCTCTCACCTGCGTGCTCATTATGAGAGGATTCTCTACCCTTACTATCTGTTCCAGGCTGGAGCTAATCTTATG CAGAACGCCCAGAAGCCAACCCTGACTAATGACACCAAAGACAAGGAGTATAAATCCCATGATCTGCCCCAGCGCCAATCAGTGCAACCGGTAGAAACTTGCACTATCGCCCGCAGAGCCAAGCGAACAGAG GGGCGCTGTCTCAAATCAGAACAGGGCGAAATGAGCGAAAACAAGCCCAACCTGAGAAGGAGAATGGGCTCGTGTGTGGCCAAACAAGAACCAG TGAAAGAAATTCCCATCCAGGTGAAACAAGAACCCGTTGAACCAACAACTGAAGGTGAAAAATCAAAG GTGGAGCAGTACATATGCTTGGTGTGTGGGGGTGGAGGTGACGAAGATAGACTATTGCTTTGTGATGGGTGTGATGACAGCTACCACACCTTCTGTTTGATCCCACCCCTCCATGATGTCCCCAAAGGTGACTGGAGGTGCCCCACATGCCTCGCTAAG GagtgtggtaagccacaagttgcTTTTGGGTTCGAGCAGGCCCCCAGAGACTACACCCTCCGGACTTTCGGGGATATGGCGGACTCTTTCAAATCAGACTATTTCAACATGCCTGTTCAT ATGGTTCCTACAGAGCTGGTGGAAAAGGAGTTCTGGCGACTGGTTAGCACTATTGAGGAGGATGTCACAGTGGAGTATGGAGCCGATATTGCTTCAAAGGACTTTGGAAGTGGATTCCCAGTTAAAAACGGCACCTTTAAAGTCTCGCCAGAGGAGGAG GATTATCTGAGCAGTGGCTGGAACCTGAACAACATGCCAGTACTGGATGCATCTGTGCTGACTCACGTCACAGCAGACATCTGTGGGATGAAGCTCCCATGGCTTTATGTGGGCATGTGCTTTTCCTCCTTTTGCTGGCATATTGAGGACCACTGGAGTTATTCTGTCAATTATCTGCACTG GGGAGAGCCAAAGACGTGGTATGGCGCTCCAGGCTACGCCGCCGAGCAATTGGAAAACGTGATGAAGAGCTTGGCTCCTGAGCTCTTTGAGTCCCAGCCAGACCTTCTTCACCAGCTGGTCACCATTATGAACCCAAATCTACTCATGGATCATGGAGTACCG ATTTTTCGTACAAACCAGTGTGCTGGTGAGTTTGTCATTACCTTCCCGAGGTCCTATCACAGCGGATTCAACCAGGGATTTAACTTTGCAGAGGCTGTCAACTTCTGCACGGCAGACTGG ATGCCTCTTGGACGACAGTGCATCGAGCACTACCGATCTCTGAACAGATACTGTGTTTTCTCCCACGATGAGATGACTTGTAACATTGCCACCAAGGCAGACAGTCTTGAGTTGGAACTTGCCTGTGCTGTCCAGAAGGACATGAGCATGATGATTCAAGAGGAAAAGGAGCTCCGTGAGAGAGTCTATAAGCTG GGTGTGTGGCACTCCCAGCAGGTTGACTATGATCTATTGCCAGATGAGGACAGGCAGTGTGCTCAGTGCCGGACCACCTGTTACCTGTCTGCCATCACCTGTCCCTGTAGCCCTGAGCAGCTGGTCTGTCTCCACCACATTCAGGACCTCTGCTCGTGCCCGCCTAGCAGCTACACACTCAA CTATAAATACACCCTCGCCGAGCTAAACCCACTTTTCCAGGCGTTGACATCTCGTGCGGAGTCCTATGATGACTGGGCATCAAAAGTGAACAAGATTTTGAAAGCAGATCAAGACAATAAGAGTG ATTTGGAGGATCTTCGTTCCTTGATAGCAGAAGCAGAGAAAAAGATGTATCCCGAGACCGACCTGTTAAATCACCTGCGTCAGGTCATTCAGAATGCAGAAAGGAGCGCTTCAATGGCGCAACAACTTCTTAATGGCAAGAGACAGACAAG GTATCGCTCTGGTGGAGGAAAGTCTCAGAACCAGCTCACAGTAGAAGAACTGAGATCATTTGTCAATCAGCTGTATGATCTGCCCTGTAACATTCGACAGGCACCTTTTTTAAAG GCTCTTTTGAATCGTGTCGAACAGTTCCAACAGCAGAGCTCCGATCTCCTTGCAGAGGACATGCCCAGTTCTTCGGCCCTCCAAAGCCTTCTAGATGAAGGTGCAGCCCTGGATGTGGAGTTACCTCAGCTGGCAGTGTTACGGCAGAGGCTGGAGCAGGCCCGCTGGGTGGAGGCCGTTCAGCAAGCCAGCGATCAGCCAGCCAACCTCAGTCTAGACTGCATGAGGAGACTCATAGATCAAGGGGTGGGCCTGGCACCTCACGCATGTGTGGAAAGAACCATGGCCCGCTTACAAGAGCTGCTCACTGTCTGCGAACATTGGGAAGAAAAGGCTCATAACATGCTCAGTGCTAG ACCTCGCCATAGCATTGAGACTCTTGAGGCAGCCATACAGGAAGTGGATGGCATCCCAGCGTACCTACCCAGTTGTCTACAGCTCAAAGACTGCGTCAGCAGGGCCAGAGAGTGGATAAAAGAAGCAGATGCTCTTCAG GTTGGAGGGCGGATCCCTGTTCTTGCTACCCTTTCTGAACTCGTGTCAAGAGCCAGAAGTATTCCGGTAACGTTGGAGCCCTTGACCCGACTGGAAAGTTTAGTGTCTGAGGTGCAGGCCTGGAAGGAAAGCGCAGCTAAAACATTCCTGTTGAGGAACTCAACCCATTCTCTACTTGAG GTTCTGTGTCCTAGGTGCGAGACTGGGAGTCAGAAGTCAAAGTCTAAAAAAGTCAAGGATGGCTTGATACCTTGCAAGAAAGCTGATGTGAAACTGGACTCTCTCTGTGATGTGGAAAGAGCACTTTGTACAAGCAAAGATACAGCTTCAGCA ATGGCCGCTCTGGGTGATGTGCGTCAGAAAGAACTGGAGAGTCTGTTGATTCTGAGGACCTCAAATGAGTCAAAATTACAATCTTCGCCCAGTAGTTTGGCCCCCACCGTGTGCTTGTGTCACACCGTCCCTGCAGGCCCAATGCTTCAGTGTGAACTCTGTCGAGATGCCTACCACAGTGGCTGCGTGCCAGGGTTCAAAGACATTCCGGCAGGACAGCCTTGGTTATGCCCGCTCTGTAAGCGATCAGAGAAGCCCCCTCTGGATAAGGTGCTGCCTCTGCTGGCGTCCTTACAGCGGATCCGGGTGAGACTTCCAGAGGGCGATGCCTTGCGATATCTGATTGAGAGAACAGTGCGTTGGCAACACAGAGTGCAGCAGGTTTCTCTTCTGACAGAGCATCCTATTGGAAAA GCGAGACACATTTCTGGAACTGCATCACCTCATACACTGGACGAGAGCATTGGTTCTTTCTACATGCTACAGCCGTGCATCCCTCTGGATG GCCTCAGCACTGAGTTGGAAGAGCTGCTGGTAGAAGGTCTTCTTCTGCAGGTGACTTTACCTGAACTCCAGCAGCTTTACAGCAACCTGATCAACAGGTTTTCACCACCCCAGCACTCCCTGCAGAGCAGCGAACATGATCATCAGTATCACATCGCCCAAGACAGGAGCCCGCCCCACAAAAGCTCGCCTCACAGGAGCCCTTCCCACAAAAGCCCGCCTCACAGGAGCCCCTCGATTCACAGGAGCCCCTCGATTCACAGGAGCCCCCCACACAGCAATGGACAG GATGGCGTTCCAGAGATTAGGAAGGAATCCGAGAAGGTTgagaagaaaaacaaaagaCGTCTAGAGAAGGGAAACATGGATGGGCAACCCAGAGACAAGATGAAGAAACCCAAGAAGAAGAAACCCAAAATGGATAAAGAAAGGAGAAGAGAGGAGAAGAGAACCATCTCCCCATCCAACTCTCTTTCTGATCCATCATATTCAGAAGACTCTGAGGAGGATTGGTCTGTGTGCTCTGCTAAGCGATGTCAACAGCCAGAAGGAACTGAG
- the kdm5ba gene encoding lysine (K)-specific demethylase 5Ba isoform X2, whose product MTHSRPNEFIPPPECPVFEPSWEEFADPFGFINKIRPIAENTGICKIRPPPGWQPPFACDVDRLHFTPRIQRLNELEAQTRVKLNFLDQIAKFWELQGCTLKIPHVERKTLDLYVLYKLVKEEGGFDVVCKERRWTQIAIKMGFAPGKAIGSHLRAHYERILYPYYLFQAGANLMNAQKPTLTNDTKDKEYKSHDLPQRQSVQPVETCTIARRAKRTEGRCLKSEQGEMSENKPNLRRRMGSCVAKQEPVKEIPIQVKQEPVEPTTEGEKSKVEQYICLVCGGGGDEDRLLLCDGCDDSYHTFCLIPPLHDVPKGDWRCPTCLAKECGKPQVAFGFEQAPRDYTLRTFGDMADSFKSDYFNMPVHMVPTELVEKEFWRLVSTIEEDVTVEYGADIASKDFGSGFPVKNGTFKVSPEEEDYLSSGWNLNNMPVLDASVLTHVTADICGMKLPWLYVGMCFSSFCWHIEDHWSYSVNYLHWGEPKTWYGAPGYAAEQLENVMKSLAPELFESQPDLLHQLVTIMNPNLLMDHGVPIFRTNQCAGEFVITFPRSYHSGFNQGFNFAEAVNFCTADWMPLGRQCIEHYRSLNRYCVFSHDEMTCNIATKADSLELELACAVQKDMSMMIQEEKELRERVYKLGVWHSQQVDYDLLPDEDRQCAQCRTTCYLSAITCPCSPEQLVCLHHIQDLCSCPPSSYTLNYKYTLAELNPLFQALTSRAESYDDWASKVNKILKADQDNKSDLEDLRSLIAEAEKKMYPETDLLNHLRQVIQNAERSASMAQQLLNGKRQTRYRSGGGKSQNQLTVEELRSFVNQLYDLPCNIRQAPFLKALLNRVEQFQQQSSDLLAEDMPSSSALQSLLDEGAALDVELPQLAVLRQRLEQARWVEAVQQASDQPANLSLDCMRRLIDQGVGLAPHACVERTMARLQELLTVCEHWEEKAHNMLSARPRHSIETLEAAIQEVDGIPAYLPSCLQLKDCVSRAREWIKEADALQVGGRIPVLATLSELVSRARSIPVTLEPLTRLESLVSEVQAWKESAAKTFLLRNSTHSLLEVLCPRCETGSQKSKSKKVKDGLIPCKKADVKLDSLCDVERALCTSKDTASAMAALGDVRQKELESLLILRTSNESKLQSSPSSLAPTVCLCHTVPAGPMLQCELCRDAYHSGCVPGFKDIPAGQPWLCPLCKRSEKPPLDKVLPLLASLQRIRVRLPEGDALRYLIERTVRWQHRVQQVSLLTEHPIGKARHISGTASPHTLDESIGSFYMLQPCIPLDGLSTELEELLVEGLLLQVTLPELQQLYSNLINRFSPPQHSLQSSEHDHQYHIAQDRSPPHKSSPHRSPSHKSPPHRSPSIHRSPSIHRSPPHSNGQDGVPEIRKESEKVEKKNKRRLEKGNMDGQPRDKMKKPKKKKPKMDKERRREEKRTISPSNSLSDPSYSEDSEEDWSVCSAKRCQQPEGTEVNWVQCDGSCNQWFHQVCVGVSAEQAENEDYICKTCASKNMTE is encoded by the exons GTTGGAG GCCCAAACCAGAGTAAAGCTCAACTTCCTGGACCAGATAGCAAAGTTCTGGGAACTGCAGGGCTGCACTTTGAAAATTCCTCATGTCGAACGCAAAACCCTGGATTTGTATGTGCTCTACAAG CTGGTCAAAGAAGAGGGAGGCTTTGATGTGGTCTGCAAGGAACGAAGATGGACTCAGATTGCAATAAAGATGGGCTTTGCTCCCGGCAAAGCAATTGGCTCTCACCTGCGTGCTCATTATGAGAGGATTCTCTACCCTTACTATCTGTTCCAGGCTGGAGCTAATCTTATG AACGCCCAGAAGCCAACCCTGACTAATGACACCAAAGACAAGGAGTATAAATCCCATGATCTGCCCCAGCGCCAATCAGTGCAACCGGTAGAAACTTGCACTATCGCCCGCAGAGCCAAGCGAACAGAG GGGCGCTGTCTCAAATCAGAACAGGGCGAAATGAGCGAAAACAAGCCCAACCTGAGAAGGAGAATGGGCTCGTGTGTGGCCAAACAAGAACCAG TGAAAGAAATTCCCATCCAGGTGAAACAAGAACCCGTTGAACCAACAACTGAAGGTGAAAAATCAAAG GTGGAGCAGTACATATGCTTGGTGTGTGGGGGTGGAGGTGACGAAGATAGACTATTGCTTTGTGATGGGTGTGATGACAGCTACCACACCTTCTGTTTGATCCCACCCCTCCATGATGTCCCCAAAGGTGACTGGAGGTGCCCCACATGCCTCGCTAAG GagtgtggtaagccacaagttgcTTTTGGGTTCGAGCAGGCCCCCAGAGACTACACCCTCCGGACTTTCGGGGATATGGCGGACTCTTTCAAATCAGACTATTTCAACATGCCTGTTCAT ATGGTTCCTACAGAGCTGGTGGAAAAGGAGTTCTGGCGACTGGTTAGCACTATTGAGGAGGATGTCACAGTGGAGTATGGAGCCGATATTGCTTCAAAGGACTTTGGAAGTGGATTCCCAGTTAAAAACGGCACCTTTAAAGTCTCGCCAGAGGAGGAG GATTATCTGAGCAGTGGCTGGAACCTGAACAACATGCCAGTACTGGATGCATCTGTGCTGACTCACGTCACAGCAGACATCTGTGGGATGAAGCTCCCATGGCTTTATGTGGGCATGTGCTTTTCCTCCTTTTGCTGGCATATTGAGGACCACTGGAGTTATTCTGTCAATTATCTGCACTG GGGAGAGCCAAAGACGTGGTATGGCGCTCCAGGCTACGCCGCCGAGCAATTGGAAAACGTGATGAAGAGCTTGGCTCCTGAGCTCTTTGAGTCCCAGCCAGACCTTCTTCACCAGCTGGTCACCATTATGAACCCAAATCTACTCATGGATCATGGAGTACCG ATTTTTCGTACAAACCAGTGTGCTGGTGAGTTTGTCATTACCTTCCCGAGGTCCTATCACAGCGGATTCAACCAGGGATTTAACTTTGCAGAGGCTGTCAACTTCTGCACGGCAGACTGG ATGCCTCTTGGACGACAGTGCATCGAGCACTACCGATCTCTGAACAGATACTGTGTTTTCTCCCACGATGAGATGACTTGTAACATTGCCACCAAGGCAGACAGTCTTGAGTTGGAACTTGCCTGTGCTGTCCAGAAGGACATGAGCATGATGATTCAAGAGGAAAAGGAGCTCCGTGAGAGAGTCTATAAGCTG GGTGTGTGGCACTCCCAGCAGGTTGACTATGATCTATTGCCAGATGAGGACAGGCAGTGTGCTCAGTGCCGGACCACCTGTTACCTGTCTGCCATCACCTGTCCCTGTAGCCCTGAGCAGCTGGTCTGTCTCCACCACATTCAGGACCTCTGCTCGTGCCCGCCTAGCAGCTACACACTCAA CTATAAATACACCCTCGCCGAGCTAAACCCACTTTTCCAGGCGTTGACATCTCGTGCGGAGTCCTATGATGACTGGGCATCAAAAGTGAACAAGATTTTGAAAGCAGATCAAGACAATAAGAGTG ATTTGGAGGATCTTCGTTCCTTGATAGCAGAAGCAGAGAAAAAGATGTATCCCGAGACCGACCTGTTAAATCACCTGCGTCAGGTCATTCAGAATGCAGAAAGGAGCGCTTCAATGGCGCAACAACTTCTTAATGGCAAGAGACAGACAAG GTATCGCTCTGGTGGAGGAAAGTCTCAGAACCAGCTCACAGTAGAAGAACTGAGATCATTTGTCAATCAGCTGTATGATCTGCCCTGTAACATTCGACAGGCACCTTTTTTAAAG GCTCTTTTGAATCGTGTCGAACAGTTCCAACAGCAGAGCTCCGATCTCCTTGCAGAGGACATGCCCAGTTCTTCGGCCCTCCAAAGCCTTCTAGATGAAGGTGCAGCCCTGGATGTGGAGTTACCTCAGCTGGCAGTGTTACGGCAGAGGCTGGAGCAGGCCCGCTGGGTGGAGGCCGTTCAGCAAGCCAGCGATCAGCCAGCCAACCTCAGTCTAGACTGCATGAGGAGACTCATAGATCAAGGGGTGGGCCTGGCACCTCACGCATGTGTGGAAAGAACCATGGCCCGCTTACAAGAGCTGCTCACTGTCTGCGAACATTGGGAAGAAAAGGCTCATAACATGCTCAGTGCTAG ACCTCGCCATAGCATTGAGACTCTTGAGGCAGCCATACAGGAAGTGGATGGCATCCCAGCGTACCTACCCAGTTGTCTACAGCTCAAAGACTGCGTCAGCAGGGCCAGAGAGTGGATAAAAGAAGCAGATGCTCTTCAG GTTGGAGGGCGGATCCCTGTTCTTGCTACCCTTTCTGAACTCGTGTCAAGAGCCAGAAGTATTCCGGTAACGTTGGAGCCCTTGACCCGACTGGAAAGTTTAGTGTCTGAGGTGCAGGCCTGGAAGGAAAGCGCAGCTAAAACATTCCTGTTGAGGAACTCAACCCATTCTCTACTTGAG GTTCTGTGTCCTAGGTGCGAGACTGGGAGTCAGAAGTCAAAGTCTAAAAAAGTCAAGGATGGCTTGATACCTTGCAAGAAAGCTGATGTGAAACTGGACTCTCTCTGTGATGTGGAAAGAGCACTTTGTACAAGCAAAGATACAGCTTCAGCA ATGGCCGCTCTGGGTGATGTGCGTCAGAAAGAACTGGAGAGTCTGTTGATTCTGAGGACCTCAAATGAGTCAAAATTACAATCTTCGCCCAGTAGTTTGGCCCCCACCGTGTGCTTGTGTCACACCGTCCCTGCAGGCCCAATGCTTCAGTGTGAACTCTGTCGAGATGCCTACCACAGTGGCTGCGTGCCAGGGTTCAAAGACATTCCGGCAGGACAGCCTTGGTTATGCCCGCTCTGTAAGCGATCAGAGAAGCCCCCTCTGGATAAGGTGCTGCCTCTGCTGGCGTCCTTACAGCGGATCCGGGTGAGACTTCCAGAGGGCGATGCCTTGCGATATCTGATTGAGAGAACAGTGCGTTGGCAACACAGAGTGCAGCAGGTTTCTCTTCTGACAGAGCATCCTATTGGAAAA GCGAGACACATTTCTGGAACTGCATCACCTCATACACTGGACGAGAGCATTGGTTCTTTCTACATGCTACAGCCGTGCATCCCTCTGGATG GCCTCAGCACTGAGTTGGAAGAGCTGCTGGTAGAAGGTCTTCTTCTGCAGGTGACTTTACCTGAACTCCAGCAGCTTTACAGCAACCTGATCAACAGGTTTTCACCACCCCAGCACTCCCTGCAGAGCAGCGAACATGATCATCAGTATCACATCGCCCAAGACAGGAGCCCGCCCCACAAAAGCTCGCCTCACAGGAGCCCTTCCCACAAAAGCCCGCCTCACAGGAGCCCCTCGATTCACAGGAGCCCCTCGATTCACAGGAGCCCCCCACACAGCAATGGACAG GATGGCGTTCCAGAGATTAGGAAGGAATCCGAGAAGGTTgagaagaaaaacaaaagaCGTCTAGAGAAGGGAAACATGGATGGGCAACCCAGAGACAAGATGAAGAAACCCAAGAAGAAGAAACCCAAAATGGATAAAGAAAGGAGAAGAGAGGAGAAGAGAACCATCTCCCCATCCAACTCTCTTTCTGATCCATCATATTCAGAAGACTCTGAGGAGGATTGGTCTGTGTGCTCTGCTAAGCGATGTCAACAGCCAGAAGGAACTGAG